The genomic region AGAATGGCTCCGTCCATCTGGGCGGCGCCGGTGATCATGTTCTTGATGTAGTCGGCATGGCCAGGGCAGTCGACGTGCGCGTAGTGGCGCTTGTCGGACTCGTACTCGGTATGAGCCGTCGCGATCGTAATACCGCGGCTCTTGGATTCCGGAGCCTTGTCCAGGTCGTCGATCTTCTTATCCTGCGCGACTTTGCCGGCGGACCTCAGGACCTGCAGGATCGCGGCGGTCAGGGTCGTCTTGCCGTGGTCGACGTGGCCGATGGTGCCGACGTTGACATGGGGCTTCGTGCGCTCAAACTTCTTTGCCTCTGCCATAGTAATGATTTAGATCCGAGAATCCTGTCCGCCTGACGGAACAGTCCGGATACGTTAGAAATTATGATTATCCTATTTATTTATTTGGGTTCGAACAGTATATACCGAAATATACTGAGTTGGCAAGCCCTTGGGTCCGACCTGAAAGCCAGGACCCCGAATCGCCAATTTTACTCTATCGGTTCCAGATAAAAACGCTCTTCCTCTTCGTAAGACCCCGTGGTCTGAAAGTTCGCGATCGTCTGGGCTGCGGACTGTAATTCTACAGTCCTTTTCTTCTCCTGGGCGTTTTTCCAGGCACCAATTTCGCGGTTTATCTTATCCAGCAACTCATCCTGTGTCAAGTCTGACGCTAGCGGGGTTGCGGGCGCGGCTTTTTCAGCTTGAACTGCCTTAAGTTGGCGGGGTGAGCGGGGCACTTCGGCGGGCTTAAAACGGTCGGCGCGAGCCGGTTGCGGGCGGACCGGAGGCGCTGACTCTTTTTCGGCGTAGCGGCTCCATTCCGGATCCCTCTCGCTCCGAAGCTCGGCTTCTTCTTTATATGTATCCGGCGGGGCAGCCGCGATCCTAGCGGTTTTGGCGGCCGGAGCCGGTGTCGCGACGGCGGTGTTCAGGCGCTCGTAGGCGTCCAGATCCATGACGACGACGGCTTTGCCGGTCATAGGATCAGCCAAGACGACCTTATCGCCGGTCTTCTCGATGAGCCCGATCAAGCGGGTGATCAATTCAGTATTCATATCGGACACATCTTATTAGAAAATGGGGCGTTGTCAAGAAATTGTGGAGTGTGGAAGTGAGGGAGAGACGGAGTCAGGGAGTGTTGGAGTTTTGTCGGGTCTCCCCCACTCCTCCACTTCTGCACTCTCCCGTTCATTGGATCAGGGAGAGACGGAGTCAGGGAGTGTTGGAGTGCTGGAGTAAAGAAAAACGCTTCGTGCGAAAGTCTGCACGAAGCGTCAGCGTCATCTGATAGACGATTTCAAACGGCCAAAGAATGATCGAAGGACTGAGCCCGAAGCGCTGACGTGCAAGCACGCCGCCGGACTGAGATGACCTTTCCAATCACGATGAAGATCTTCAGCGCACCAATGTGGCCTGAGACAGCCATCATTTGAAAGAACACGGACAAACCGAACGGTACCGCTGCGATAAATGGTGCCCCAGAAGCATACGGATTTCCATTCTTTTGGAATGATCTCGGGATGCGCGAGCAGATAATCGAGGACATTGGCGTTCAAAACTGGCTTGTACGCCATTTCCTTGCGGATCTCATCGCCGTAGATCGCGTACCTCTTTTGGTCCTTCACCGGAACGAGGTCGATCTTGACCTTGGCCAAGTCGATCAATCCGCTCCGGCGATGTTCCTCGACTTCCCAACCTTCCGGGGTGAAGGGGTCGGTGCCGCAATCAACGATATGACTGAGCGGCTTGGCCGCCGCCTGCGGATTCCGTATGAAAAAGAGAACCTGCCGGAGCTTTTCTTGGTCATGGGCGAGTGTGCCCCAGTCTCTGGCTCCGAAACCGACCTTCCTGCCAGTGACCGCCAGTTCATGCATGACGCCCAAGTCTTTGCCGAAATCCCTTTCACTCATCGCTGATCCTTTCTGTTGGACGCACCCCGCTCCGGGACACACCCATTTTTGTTCGCTGTTCGCCCCGAAGGGCCGGCTCTGACCCGAAGCTTTGCCACAGCGGAAAAACGCCTTAAAAAGCGACTTTTCGCTGTGGCAAAATATCAATTTATGAATGATCAACGGACAATTTATAACTTAAAAAATGAAGGCTTGTCAAACCTCCCCTGACTCCGCCACGTCGCTCCCGCACTCCAGCACTCCGCCTCTCCCTCACTCCAGCACTTCAGCACTCCCCCACTTCACCTCTCCCCCGTTCCACAACAAAATACTCGTACCCTCCGATCAGGACCGGCGTCGACAGGAAATACCAAATGATCACGTCGTCGATCGGGAAGATCCGGCCGCAAAGACGGGTCGTCCAAACGTAATGACCGGGCCACCACCAGCTGCCGATGCAGAGCGAGACGTATTCATATATGAAGAAGACCGCGGCGAAGAACAGCGTGGTCGGGACCGTCCGCGGCAGCAATTCCGGACGCCGCCAAAAAATCAGCGCGCCGGGAACGATCAGGATCGGAACCGCCATCCAGACGTAATTCACCGCGACGATCGCCGGATCAATGGCGAACAGTCCGAACACGACCAGATCCAGCAGCAGATACAGGCCGATGAGGACCGGCATCCTTTTTGACGGCGCGCCGCCCCGATCGCCCGCTGCGAAATATTCATAGAACGACAGCGCCCAGAAAAAATTCAGGAACGCGAACAGCAGATTCTCGAGCGGCATGACGCCGAACGGCCGCGGCAGCATCGACTGCACGTCCCAGGCATCGGCGAGCCGGCTGGCCAGTTCGACCGGCGGCGCGAACAGGATCGTCGTCACGGCGGCGAACTTCAGGACGCGGCCGCGCGACTCCCTGAGCCACAGCCAATTGATGATGGCCGGCGGCGCCAGGACGATCAGGATCGAAAACAAATAACCCGGCCGCGCCCAATAGACCAGCCCGCAGGCGATGAAAACGTAAGCCAAAAGCGCCAGCGCCCGCCTTATTTTACTGAACTTCCAGGTGATCATGCCGAAATTGTAGCACGCGGGCCGGTGACTTGGCGTCGGGGCGCGGTTTTGGTGGAGCCACGTCGCTCGCGAGCGACGTGGCGGAAGCGAAAAAACGGCCGAGCTCTGCGCCCGGCCGTTTCTTTTCGATCACTTATTTCTTCGCGCGGCTGGCCTTGATCGTCTCCGCGACGTTGTTCGGGACCGGTTCGTAGCTCGAGAACTCCATGGAGTAGGAGCCGCGGCCCTGGGTCATGGAACGGAGCTGAGTGGCGTAACCGGACATTTCGGAGAGCGGGACCAAGGCGTCGATGACCTTGATATTGGTGCGATCGCGCATCTCCTTGATGTGGCCGCGCTTGGAACTGACATCGCCGATGACATCGCCCATGTAATTCTCCGGGACGATGATCTGGATCTTCATGATCGGCTCCAGGATGATCGGACCGGCTTTGGCGCAGGCATCCTGGAAAGCGAACGAGCCGGCGAGTTTGAACGCGACCTCGTTCGAATCGACATCGTGGTAGGTGCCGTCGTAGACGGTCGCGACCACGTCAACGACCTGGTAACCGGCCTGGAGGCCGCGATCAAGGGATTCCTTAATACCCTTCTGAATGGCCGGAATGAATTCGCGCGGGATGGCGCCACCCTTGACATCGTCAACGAACTCGAAGCCCTCGCCGCGGAGCTTCGGCGCCACGCGGATCCAGCAGTGGCCGTACTGGCCGCGGCCGCCGGATTGCTTGATGTACTTGCCTTCGGCTTCGGCCTCGCGGGTGATGGTCTCGCGATACGCGACCTGCGGCTTGCCGACGTTGCACTCCACTTTGAATTCGCGCTTCATGCGGTCGACGATGATGTCGAGATGCAGTTCGCCCATGCCTTCGATGATGGTCTGCGCGGTCTCCTCGTCGGTGTGGACGCGGAAGGTCGGATCCTCTTCAGCCAGCTTCTGGAGCGCGATGCCCATCTTCTCCTGGTCAGCCTTGGTCTTCGGCTCGACGGCGAGCGAGATGACCGGGGTCGGGAAAGTGATGTGCTCGAGCTGGACGGGATTGTTCTCGTCGCACAGCGTGTCGCCGGTGAAGGTGTTCTTCAGGCCCACGGCGGCGGCGATGTCGCCGGCCATGATCTCATCGACATCCTCGCGGGAATTGGCGTGCATCCGGACGATGCGCCCGACGCGCTCGCGCTCGCCGGTCGTGGTGTTCAGGACGTAAGAGCCGGCCTTGAGCACGCCGGAATAGACCCGGAAGAAGCACAGTTTGCCGACGAACGGATCAGCCGCGATCTTGAACATCAGCGCCGTGAAAGGCTGTTTGTCGTCAGCGTGGCGCTCGATCAGTTTCTCAGGATCATCGACCGCGGTCGCTTTGACCGGCGGAATATCCAGAGGCGACGGCAGATAATCGACGACGGCGTCGAGCACGAACTGAATGCCCTTGTTCTTGAGCGCGCTGCCGCAGAGAACCGGCACGATCCGGAAATCAATGACGGCCTTGCGCAGGACCGGCTTCAGATCCGCCACGGGAATATCCTCCCCGGCGAGGTAGCGCGACAGCAGCTTCTCATCGTTCTCGCAGATGGCCTCGACGAGCTTGGCCCGGTGCTCCTCGACCAGTTCTTTCTTGTCGGCCGGAACCTCCCCGACCTCGATGTCCTTGCCAAGGTCGTCCTTGTAGACGAAAGACTTGCGATTCAGCACGTCGACGATGCCGATGAAATTATCCTCGGTGCCGATCGGCAGGAAAAACGCGTAGGCATTCTTGGTCAGCCGGTCATGGATGGATTTGAGGTCGGCGTAAAAATCCGCGCCCATGCGGTCGAGTTTGTTGATGAAGCAGATGCGCGGCACTTTGTAGTCGTCCGCGTAGTGCCAGTTGGTCTCGGACTGCGGCTCGACGCCGGCGACGCCGTCAAAGACGACGACCGCGCCGTCGAGAACGCGCAGGGAGCGTTTGACCTCGACCGTGAAGTCGATGTGCCCGGGAGTGTCGATCAGGTTGATCTGATGATCGCGCCAGACGCAGGTGGTGGCGGCGGAAGTGATGGTGATGCCGCGCTCGCGCTCCTGCTCCATCCAGTCCATGGTCGTGTCGCCCTCATGCACTTCGCCGATCTTGTGCTTCTTGCCGGTATAGAAGAGCACGCGTTCGGAGAACGTGGTCTTGCCGGCATCGATGTGGGCGATGACGCCGATGTTGCGGATGAGATCCAATGCGTATTTTCTAGGCATAGATGATGGGGGTCCTGAGCGCTTTAAAGACGCCGCGCGGCGTCTTCAAAGGCGGGACGAGACCCGCTATTTTGGCTTTATCTGGCGAAATGGGCGAAGGCGCGATTGGCCTCGGCCATGCGGTGGACATCCATCTTCTTCTTGATGGCATCACCCTCGTTGTTGGCGGCAGCGACGATCTCATCGGCCAGCTTCTGGTGCATCGGGCGGCCTTTCTTGCTCCGCGCGGCGTCGATGAGCCAGCGGAAAGCCAGGGCCAGGCGGCGCTCGCCGCGGACCGGGATCGGCACCTGGTAGTTGGCGCCGCCCACGCGCTTCGATTTCACCTCGACGGCCGGCTGCAGATTCTTGAAAGCCTTGTCGAAAGTCTCGAGCGGATCGGCGCCAGCCTTAGTCTTCACGATCTCGAACGCGCCGTAGACGATCTGCTGGGCGGTCGATTTCTTGCCATCCTCCATCACGTAATTGATGAGTTTGGCGACGGTCAGGTTGCCGTATTTTCCGTCCGGCAGGATGACCCGCTTCGGTGCTTGTTTACCACGCATACTGGTTCAAGTATCAATCAATGACTAGGATTTGGCCTTCTTCGGAGCCTTGGCCCCGTAGATCGAGCGGCCGCGCCGACGCCCCTCGACGCCCTGGGAATCGTAGACGCCGCGGACGATGTGGTAGCGCACGCCCGGCAGATCCTTGACCCTGCCGCCGCGGATCATGACGATGGAGTGCTCCTGCAGGTTGTGGCCGACGCCCGGAATGTAAGCCGTGACCTCCATGCCGTTCGAAAGGCGGACGCGGGCGATCTTGCGGAGCGCGGAGTTCGGTTTCTTCGGGGTCATGGTCGTGA from Patescibacteria group bacterium harbors:
- a CDS encoding GTP-binding protein, which gives rise to MAEAKKFERTKPHVNVGTIGHVDHGKTTLTAAILQVLRSAGKVAQDKKIDDLDKAPESKSRGITIATAHTEYESDKRHYAHVDCPGHADYIKNMITGAAQMDGAIL
- the fusA gene encoding elongation factor G, producing the protein MPRKYALDLIRNIGVIAHIDAGKTTFSERVLFYTGKKHKIGEVHEGDTTMDWMEQERERGITITSAATTCVWRDHQINLIDTPGHIDFTVEVKRSLRVLDGAVVVFDGVAGVEPQSETNWHYADDYKVPRICFINKLDRMGADFYADLKSIHDRLTKNAYAFFLPIGTEDNFIGIVDVLNRKSFVYKDDLGKDIEVGEVPADKKELVEEHRAKLVEAICENDEKLLSRYLAGEDIPVADLKPVLRKAVIDFRIVPVLCGSALKNKGIQFVLDAVVDYLPSPLDIPPVKATAVDDPEKLIERHADDKQPFTALMFKIAADPFVGKLCFFRVYSGVLKAGSYVLNTTTGERERVGRIVRMHANSREDVDEIMAGDIAAAVGLKNTFTGDTLCDENNPVQLEHITFPTPVISLAVEPKTKADQEKMGIALQKLAEEDPTFRVHTDEETAQTIIEGMGELHLDIIVDRMKREFKVECNVGKPQVAYRETITREAEAEGKYIKQSGGRGQYGHCWIRVAPKLRGEGFEFVDDVKGGAIPREFIPAIQKGIKESLDRGLQAGYQVVDVVATVYDGTYHDVDSNEVAFKLAGSFAFQDACAKAGPIILEPIMKIQIIVPENYMGDVIGDVSSKRGHIKEMRDRTNIKVIDALVPLSEMSGYATQLRSMTQGRGSYSMEFSSYEPVPNNVAETIKASRAKK
- the rpsG gene encoding 30S ribosomal protein S7 — protein: MRGKQAPKRVILPDGKYGNLTVAKLINYVMEDGKKSTAQQIVYGAFEIVKTKAGADPLETFDKAFKNLQPAVEVKSKRVGGANYQVPIPVRGERRLALAFRWLIDAARSKKGRPMHQKLADEIVAAANNEGDAIKKKMDVHRMAEANRAFAHFAR
- the rpsL gene encoding 30S ribosomal protein S12 — translated: MPTMHQLIRHGRQSSKTKSKTPALTFTLDTLHRRKTILAKGAAFKRGVCVKVTTMTPKKPNSALRKIARVRLSNGMEVTAYIPGVGHNLQEHSIVMIRGGRVKDLPGVRYHIVRGVYDSQGVEGRRRGRSIYGAKAPKKAKS